One genomic window of Garra rufa chromosome 2, GarRuf1.0, whole genome shotgun sequence includes the following:
- the LOC141326513 gene encoding membrane-spanning 4-domains subfamily A member 4D, whose amino-acid sequence MVEDRAAGSVSETISTVTGGSKPLHRFLRGQPKSIGVVLVMMGVGMFLFGIPMNVHTDAHTSAEQFTPFWLGILFFICGLLYILSERNPSKKLITASFALSIISVIGALSAMIDFSRGIVGIYHEYMAQMYENHTQEEEVYANQHYMTIRNMELVFCCHSLIGGVLLVTMTFYARAALQSSRTQAVVVMRNLPAAE is encoded by the exons ATGGTGGAGGATCGAGCAGCAGGAAGCGTATCGGAGACCATCAGCACAGTGACAGGCGGCAGTAAACCTTTGCACCGCTTCCTCAGAGGACAACCCAAGAGCATTGGA GTTGTGCTGGTGATGATGGGTGTAGGTATGTTCCTGTTTGGGATTCCTATGAATGTGCACACAGATGCACACACCTCAGCAGAGCAGTTCACCCCATTCTGGCTTGGGATCTTG TTCTTTATCTGTGGTCTTCTGTACATATTGTCTGAACGCAACCCCTCCAAAAAGTTG ATCACAGCCAGCTTTGCTTTGAGCATCATCTCAGTCATCGGAGCGCTGTCTGCTATGATCGACTTCTCCAGAGGGATTGTTGGAATCTATCACGAATATATGGCTCAGATGTATGAGAATCACACACAGGAGGAGGAAGTTTATGCCAACCAACATTAT aTGACCATCAGAAACATGGAGCTAGTGTTCTGCTGTCACAGCTTGATAGGAGGTGTTCTGCTTGTAACCATGACCTTCTATGCCAGAGCAGCGCTGCAATCCAGTCGAACTCAG GCTGTTGTTGTAATGCGGAACCTGCCGGCAGCAGAGTGA